A window of Nitrospirota bacterium contains these coding sequences:
- a CDS encoding VCBS repeat-containing protein, which produces MSYIKRFGFLYLTAVLFFCLPLFCGAESFQGVNIGYPYTSDLPATYSGCNVFGDYDNDGDLDIFSVGMNDYYGYVANLYRNDGWFENEAYFPKVHNFGGAYYGSAAFGDYNNDNYLDIAYSGITSHCYCSVYILKESTGTGGFGSAVFHPLNSYTFFDSFGDYDNDGDLDMLVTGWDDLGGKFSMIYRNDGGGNFIDTAPFAEISDGSGAFGDYDNDGDLDILITGNSPDGPVSKVYRNDGGGNFTDISASMIGVYNSSVAWGDYDSDGDLDILLTGYTGSGTTGVSKVYRNDGGGNFVDISASLIAVYDSSAAWGDYDNDGDFDILLTGYTGSGTTEVTKVYRNDGGGNFVDIFAPLGWVDHGSVSWGDYDNDGDLDVLLLQIEGLYRNNTTVSNTPPVAPNGLSEVIEDNKVTLAWNKSTDAETPQDGITYNLRIGTSLKSCEIMSPMSDADTGTRRIPAIGNVNHNNSWSIYNLPSGRYYWSVQAIDNGFKGSQFAAVRSFTIGSDFGCTDTDGDGFGNPGYPANTCPTDNCPDMYNLDQHDTDNDGIGDACDTCMDTDGDGFGDPGFPGNTCQTDNCPDISNPDQADVNNDGVGDACSPTDLVVSALSATLTCSSITINDTTKNNGSGDAGASTTSFYLSANSKLDAGDAIIGNRAVPLIKVGQVSTGSTIVNLPEGTTPGSYYIIAKADGLNGIAETNENNNIKAIFKSFKPDLSITSL; this is translated from the coding sequence TTTACCGGCAACGTATAGTGGCTGTAATGTATTTGGAGACTATGATAACGATGGCGACTTGGATATATTTTCTGTAGGGATGAATGATTATTATGGCTATGTGGCTAATTTGTACAGGAATGATGGGTGGTTTGAAAATGAAGCATATTTTCCAAAAGTTCATAATTTTGGAGGAGCATACTACGGTTCTGCAGCCTTTGGAGATTACAACAATGATAACTATCTGGATATAGCTTATTCAGGAATTACTTCTCATTGCTATTGCTCGGTATATATATTGAAAGAGAGTACCGGTACTGGAGGTTTTGGTAGCGCCGTTTTCCACCCACTAAATTCTTATACTTTTTTTGATTCTTTTGGGGACTACGACAATGATGGTGACTTAGATATGTTAGTCACCGGATGGGACGATTTGGGAGGAAAATTTTCAATGATATACCGTAATGATGGGGGAGGAAATTTTATTGACACTGCACCTTTTGCAGAAATTTCTGATGGTTCCGGAGCTTTCGGAGATTATGACAATGATGGCGACCTTGATATCCTCATTACAGGCAATTCACCTGATGGTCCTGTTTCAAAAGTTTATCGTAATGACGGAGGAGGAAATTTTACTGATATCTCTGCTTCTATGATTGGGGTTTATAATTCCTCTGTTGCGTGGGGAGATTATGACAGCGATGGCGACCTCGATATATTACTAACCGGATATACTGGCTCAGGTACAACTGGAGTTTCCAAGGTTTACCGCAATGATGGAGGAGGGAACTTTGTTGACATCTCTGCTTCTCTTATTGCGGTTTATGATAGCTCTGCTGCCTGGGGGGACTATGACAATGATGGTGATTTCGATATATTACTAACCGGATATACTGGCTCAGGTACAACGGAAGTTACTAAGGTGTATCGTAATGATGGGGGAGGAAATTTTGTTGATATTTTTGCACCATTGGGCTGGGTGGATCATGGTTCAGTAAGCTGGGGAGACTATGACAATGATGGTGATCTGGATGTACTTTTACTTCAGATTGAAGGTTTATACCGGAATAATACCACTGTCTCTAACACTCCACCGGTTGCACCTAACGGACTTTCCGAGGTTATAGAAGATAATAAAGTAACATTAGCCTGGAATAAATCAACTGATGCAGAAACTCCTCAAGATGGTATTACTTATAATTTACGCATCGGGACATCTCTGAAAAGCTGCGAGATAATGTCTCCAATGTCTGATGCTGATACCGGCACCCGGAGAATCCCGGCAATCGGAAATGTAAATCATAATAATAGTTGGTCTATCTATAATCTGCCATCTGGAAGATATTACTGGAGCGTTCAGGCTATTGATAATGGATTCAAAGGTTCTCAGTTTGCTGCGGTAAGAAGCTTTACAATAGGTTCTGACTTTGGCTGTACCGATACAGACGGCGATGGATTTGGGAATCCGGGATACCCGGCAAATACCTGTCCGACAGATAATTGTCCTGATATGTATAATCTGGATCAACATGATACTGACAATGACGGGATTGGCGATGCTTGCGATACATGTATGGATACAGATGGTGACGGATTTGGTGACCCGGGATTTCCGGGGAACACATGCCAGACTGATAACTGCCCGGATATTTCTAATCCAGATCAGGCAGATGTAAATAATGATGGAGTTGGCGATGCCTGTTCTCCAACTGACCTTGTTGTGTCTGCTCTTTCAGCAACTCTCACATGCTCATCTATAACTATTAATGATACGACAAAGAACAATGGGTCCGGTGACGCAGGCGCTTCAACAACAAGTTTTTATCTCTCGGCAAATTCCAAACTTGATGCAGGAGATGCCATCATTGGGAATAGAGCTGTTCCTTTGATCAAAGTCGGTCAAGTCAGCACAGGGTCAACAATTGTAAATCTTCCGGAAGGAACAACTCCGGGCAGCTACTATATAATTGCCAAAGCAGATGGATTAAATGGAATTGCAGAGACAAATGAGAACAACAATATAAAGGCTATTTTTAAGTCTTTTAAACCTGACCTCAGTATTACCTCTCT